From the genome of Blautia pseudococcoides, one region includes:
- a CDS encoding glycoside hydrolase family 31 protein, whose product MNGINEKLDARPMAAKASMIQGENYRITVLTESLLRLEYSREGVFEDRATQTVLNRDFPVPAFKVTETAEELRLFTSALEMTYNKREFAPNGLFIKVTGGRSNETNWHYGDPVKDLGGTARTLDEADGAIPLESGVVSRNGFSIVDDSSSMAITENGWVEVRPKDSIDFYFFGYGHRYQEAVKDLYYLCGKTPLLPRWVFGNWWSRYHRYTEKEYKELMERFEQERIPFSVAVVDMDWHLVDIDPKYGSGWTGYTWNRDFFPDPGEFMDWLHGRNMKITLNVHPADGVRAYEEAYERVAKRMGINPDSQEPVQFDVTDRHFLEVYFEELHHPLEDEGVDFWWLDWQQGTVTKIPGLDPLWMLNHFHYLDSARRGKRRLTFSRYAGIGSHRYPIGFSGDTVITWDSLKFQPYFTATASNAGYGWWSHDIGGHMHGVRDDEMTARWVQLGVFSPLNRLHSTDNPFNGKEPWKYNKITQSVMEEFLRLRHKMVPYLYTMNRYASRDGQPLVRPMYWLEPEREETYDVPNEYYFGTELIAVPITDPADPCTCMGCAKAWLPKGTWFDFFTGRRYEGGRLLSVWRSVEEMPVFARAGAIVPMQELPEQMNDLSNPEKMEIYVFPGADNCFSLWEDEGDSLEDADENWVCTKLTLKNKEGFFVSAAQGNISVLPGKRTWTLHFRGVENATVKVQAEGLNVAAEQSYDAAACTLTVRTADIPVTSALEVQFEEGLLTAENHMTQFVYEILERAQIAYDLKEAVLKTVEELGEKAVPALFAMELDEALLCAVTEVLTAC is encoded by the coding sequence ATGAACGGAATAAATGAGAAGCTGGATGCAAGGCCAATGGCGGCAAAGGCAAGTATGATTCAGGGGGAAAATTACAGAATTACGGTTTTGACAGAATCCCTTTTGCGTCTGGAATACAGCAGAGAGGGTGTTTTTGAGGACAGGGCCACCCAGACAGTCCTGAACCGGGATTTTCCGGTACCTGCTTTCAAAGTAACAGAGACAGCGGAGGAGCTGAGACTTTTTACCAGTGCCCTGGAGATGACATACAACAAGAGGGAGTTTGCCCCAAACGGTCTGTTCATTAAAGTGACCGGCGGAAGATCCAATGAGACAAACTGGCATTACGGGGACCCGGTGAAGGACTTAGGCGGAACAGCCCGTACCCTTGATGAGGCGGACGGCGCCATTCCCTTAGAGAGCGGTGTAGTGTCAAGAAATGGATTTTCCATTGTGGATGACAGCAGCAGCATGGCCATTACAGAGAACGGATGGGTGGAAGTGCGTCCGAAAGACAGTATAGATTTCTATTTCTTTGGTTACGGACACAGGTATCAGGAGGCAGTAAAAGATTTATATTACCTTTGCGGAAAGACACCGCTTCTTCCCCGCTGGGTATTTGGAAACTGGTGGAGCCGTTATCACAGATATACGGAGAAGGAATACAAGGAGCTGATGGAGCGCTTTGAGCAGGAGCGGATTCCGTTTTCTGTGGCAGTGGTGGATATGGACTGGCATCTGGTGGATATTGATCCAAAATACGGGAGCGGATGGACGGGTTATACATGGAACCGTGATTTTTTTCCGGACCCCGGTGAGTTTATGGACTGGCTGCATGGCAGAAATATGAAGATCACGCTGAATGTGCATCCTGCAGACGGGGTCCGCGCCTATGAGGAGGCCTATGAGCGGGTGGCAAAGCGTATGGGAATAAATCCGGACAGCCAGGAACCGGTGCAGTTCGATGTGACGGACAGACATTTTCTGGAGGTGTATTTTGAAGAACTGCATCATCCCCTGGAGGATGAAGGTGTGGATTTTTGGTGGCTGGACTGGCAGCAGGGAACTGTCACAAAGATTCCGGGATTAGACCCGCTGTGGATGCTGAACCATTTTCATTATCTGGACAGTGCCAGGAGAGGGAAGCGGCGTCTTACCTTTTCCAGATATGCCGGAATCGGAAGCCACAGGTATCCCATTGGATTTTCAGGAGATACGGTGATCACCTGGGACAGCCTGAAATTCCAGCCCTATTTTACAGCCACTGCCAGCAATGCGGGATACGGATGGTGGAGCCATGATATCGGAGGCCATATGCACGGTGTCCGGGATGATGAGATGACAGCCAGATGGGTGCAGTTAGGTGTCTTTTCACCTTTAAACCGTCTGCACAGCACAGATAATCCTTTCAACGGAAAGGAACCATGGAAATATAATAAGATAACCCAGAGTGTTATGGAAGAGTTCCTGCGTCTGCGCCATAAAATGGTGCCGTATCTGTACACCATGAACCGTTATGCCAGCAGGGACGGGCAGCCTCTGGTGCGCCCTATGTACTGGCTGGAGCCGGAGCGGGAGGAAACCTATGATGTGCCAAATGAATATTATTTCGGGACAGAGCTGATTGCAGTGCCCATAACAGACCCTGCAGATCCCTGTACCTGTATGGGATGTGCAAAGGCATGGCTTCCGAAAGGCACCTGGTTTGATTTCTTTACAGGACGCCGCTATGAAGGCGGACGTCTTCTTTCCGTCTGGAGAAGTGTGGAGGAGATGCCTGTGTTTGCCCGTGCAGGAGCCATTGTACCTATGCAGGAGCTGCCGGAGCAGATGAATGACCTGAGCAATCCTGAAAAAATGGAGATTTACGTTTTTCCGGGAGCTGACAACTGTTTTTCTCTCTGGGAGGATGAGGGAGATTCCCTGGAGGATGCAGATGAAAACTGGGTCTGCACGAAATTGACACTAAAGAACAAGGAAGGCTTTTTCGTCTCTGCTGCCCAGGGAAATATTTCCGTACTGCCGGGAAAAAGAACATGGACCCTGCATTTCAGAGGGGTGGAGAATGCTACTGTCAAAGTGCAGGCAGAGGGACTAAACGTGGCAGCAGAGCAGTCTTATGATGCCGCTGCATGTACCCTCACTGTCCGGACAGCGGATATTCCGGTGACCAGTGCACTTGAGGTGCAGTTTGAAGAAGGGCTTTTAACGGCTGAAAATCACATGACCCAATTTGTATATGAGATCCTGGAGCGTGCACAGATCGCTTATGACTTGAAGGAAGCTGTGCTGAAAACCGTGGAGGAGCTTGGTGAGAAGGCGGTTCCCGCACTCTTTGCCATGGAACTGGATGAGGCGCTGCTTTGCGCAGTTACAGAAGTGCTGACAGCGTGCTGA